In the genome of Burkholderiales bacterium, one region contains:
- a CDS encoding DegT/DnrJ/EryC1/StrS aminotransferase family protein — protein sequence MEFLPFTRPSIDEDTIAEVTQVLRSGWLTTGPRCQAFEAALSSLCGGRTVRVFSSGTAALETALRIAGIGAGDEVITTPLSWVATANVILTVGARPVFVDVEPASRNIDLERVEAAITPRTRAIMPVDLAGLPVDRDRLYALAQKHGLRVIEDAAQSFGASWRGQFLGSFGDFVAFSFHANKNITTGEGGALVLPDPAAAPLAEKLRLQGVVRHPDGEMSVDVLGGKANLTDIAAAIGLTQLRRLAEFTTRRRQLAARYFERLDRTLGLGLPVADFEQSNWHMFQVLLPLERMRISRGEFIARMKARGIGIGVHYPPIHRFELYRQLGWREGDFPVAEAIGRSIVTLPLFPAMTEADVDRVCATLGEVLKEAA from the coding sequence ATGGAGTTTCTTCCCTTCACCCGTCCCTCCATCGACGAGGACACCATCGCTGAAGTGACGCAAGTGCTGCGCTCCGGCTGGCTCACCACTGGTCCCCGCTGCCAGGCCTTCGAGGCGGCCCTGTCCAGCCTTTGCGGTGGCCGCACGGTGCGGGTCTTCAGCTCCGGCACCGCCGCCCTGGAAACCGCCCTGCGCATCGCCGGCATCGGTGCCGGTGACGAAGTGATCACCACACCGCTCAGTTGGGTGGCCACCGCCAACGTGATCCTCACCGTGGGTGCGCGGCCGGTGTTCGTGGATGTGGAGCCGGCCAGCCGCAACATCGACCTCGAACGGGTGGAAGCCGCCATCACCCCGCGCACGCGGGCCATCATGCCGGTGGACCTGGCCGGGCTGCCGGTGGACCGCGACCGGCTCTATGCGCTGGCGCAAAAACACGGCCTGCGCGTCATCGAGGATGCGGCGCAGTCCTTCGGCGCCTCCTGGCGGGGGCAGTTTTTGGGCAGCTTCGGCGATTTCGTCGCCTTCAGCTTCCATGCCAACAAGAACATCACCACCGGCGAGGGGGGCGCGCTGGTTCTGCCCGACCCCGCGGCCGCGCCGCTGGCGGAAAAACTCCGTCTGCAGGGCGTGGTGCGTCACCCGGATGGGGAGATGAGTGTGGACGTGCTGGGGGGCAAGGCCAACCTCACGGACATCGCCGCGGCCATTGGCCTTACCCAGCTCAGGCGACTCGCGGAATTCACCACCCGGCGGCGACAGCTCGCCGCGCGCTACTTCGAAAGGCTGGACAGAACCCTGGGCCTTGGCCTGCCGGTGGCCGACTTCGAGCAGAGCAACTGGCACATGTTCCAGGTGCTTCTGCCCCTCGAGCGCATGCGCATCTCCCGCGGCGAGTTCATCGCGCGCATGAAGGCGCGCGGCATCGGGATTGGCGTGCATTACCCGCCCATACACCGCTTCGAGCTCTATCGCCAGCTGGGCTGGCGGGAAGGGGATTTCCCCGTGGCTGAGGCAATCGGCCGCTCCATCGTCACCC
- a CDS encoding EamA family transporter, which yields MTPVAAFLIFTGVLLNALAQLLLKAGTNAVGHFAFTVDNAWPVGLKLATQPYILAGMVCYAISLVVWIMALSRVEVSIAYPMLSVGYVINAIAAWYFFGEAVTLTRLLGIGIIILGVYIVARS from the coding sequence ATGACGCCCGTTGCCGCCTTTCTCATCTTCACCGGCGTACTGCTCAACGCGCTCGCGCAGCTTCTGCTCAAGGCGGGCACCAATGCCGTGGGACATTTCGCCTTCACCGTGGACAACGCCTGGCCGGTAGGGCTGAAACTGGCCACCCAACCCTATATCCTCGCCGGCATGGTGTGCTATGCCATAAGCCTCGTCGTCTGGATCATGGCCCTGTCCCGGGTGGAGGTGAGCATCGCCTACCCCATGCTCTCCGTCGGCTATGTCATCAACGCCATCGCCGCCTGGTATTTCTTCGGCGAGGCCGTCACCCTCACCCGCCTTCTCGGCATCGGCATCATCATTCTCGGCGTCTATATCGTTGCCCGTTCCTGA